A single region of the Roseivivax sp. THAF197b genome encodes:
- a CDS encoding serine protease, giving the protein MPATAQDLSIGRLFGGGFSSVRLCTATLVGPATLLTAAHCVTLPDGRARSPIGLGFVAGWDGKRHEAAASVEEIVLHPDAVQEGEVDVAHDIAILRLNRALPPAPVNVGSAAPTGPFAMVGYPREAPDRQTRREDCAGEARRGRWYLGCAVSKGMSGGPVFYGTGDGRRIVGVISAIAGSDAVIAPVDTWVIREVARPYTP; this is encoded by the coding sequence ATGCCCGCCACAGCCCAGGACCTGTCCATTGGCAGGCTCTTCGGGGGCGGGTTCTCGTCCGTGCGGCTCTGCACCGCGACGCTCGTTGGCCCTGCCACGCTGCTGACCGCCGCGCATTGCGTCACGCTGCCCGACGGACGGGCGCGCTCCCCCATCGGGCTTGGCTTCGTCGCGGGCTGGGACGGCAAAAGGCATGAAGCGGCGGCGTCGGTCGAGGAGATCGTGCTGCATCCCGATGCCGTGCAGGAGGGCGAGGTGGACGTCGCCCATGACATCGCGATCCTCCGGCTCAACCGGGCCTTGCCCCCTGCCCCGGTCAACGTGGGCTCTGCCGCCCCCACGGGGCCCTTTGCCATGGTGGGCTATCCGCGCGAGGCCCCGGACCGCCAGACCCGGCGCGAGGATTGCGCGGGCGAGGCGCGGCGCGGGCGGTGGTATCTGGGCTGCGCGGTCTCCAAGGGCATGTCGGGCGGCCCGGTGTTCTACGGCACGGGCGACGGTCGGCGCATCGTCGGCGTCATCTCGGCCATCGCGGGCAGCGACGCGGTGATCGCGCCCGTGGACACCTGGGTCATCCGCGAAGTGGCCCGCCCCTACACACCGTAG